TGCCGTGTTCCACGGTCCCAAGGGACACTTGGTGGGGGCCGTCAGCGTGCCCTTGGCGCGCTTCGAGGAGCGCCGCGAAGACCTCTTGCGGCTGCGCGGCGAGACCTTCTTGGTCTACGGTGGCGAGGGTATCGACCGTGCGCTCCTGGAGGAGCGGCTCCTCGCCCTCGAGCTCGAACGAGCAGTGATCATCGATGGCGGTATCGAGGCCTGGATCAAGGACGGCTTCGGCACCATCGATCGTGATGCCGACGACGATGGC
This portion of the Acidobacteriota bacterium genome encodes:
- a CDS encoding rhodanese-like domain-containing protein, with protein sequence MKRSAWLRFGGPLLVLALLISGCRSAALREGDLLEVLPGVAFEMLRDTPTLKILDVRPSAVFHGPKGHLVGAVSVPLARFEERREDLLRLRGETFLVYGGEGIDRALLEERLLALELERAVIIDGGIEAWIKDGFGTIDRDADDDGSRCARAASAIR